The nucleotide sequence TGTCCAGCCTCAGGAACCAGAGGCAGCAGTAGCTTCAAGTGTTTCTGGGCAGGAGCATCTGGGAACTGCTTTTGGGCCTCCATCTCTGAGGAGGAAACTGCCATTTTATCCCATATTCAtactccctctcttccttcctctgtctgtctctcccctgccccactcctccccacccctcaatgCAAATGACAGTGTTTGCCGGGCCCAGAGCACAAAGATAGCTGCTTGGGAGAAAAGTAGATTCCACAAGTGCATATTTACCGATTGTTGAGCTTCCAGGCCCTGGAGATCACCTTGGGGATATTTGGGGGAATAATTCAAACATTTCTCAGCTAGTGGGATAATGTTGCTCGGAAATAGATAAACTGGGCTTCAATTCCCTGTACTTTCCAACTGGGTCACCTTCTACAAGTCACCTATCCACACTAATCCCTCAGTattcccatctgtaaaacaaaGACACTGATTTCCGTCCCACCAACTACACAAGGGAGTGGTAAGACGTATCTAGAACAAGAACCACCTTGATAAGCGATCCTTGGGAAAGTTACTAACCCGCCGGCACCGCGGTAGCAGTTCGGAGCGGCGCGCAGGGAAGCCGATGTAGTTTCTGTCACTCCCCGCAACTTACTTTGCCCCCCTTCCCCAGCTGACAGAGTGAACAGTTTCGGGGCTCTAGGAGTATGCCACCCGGCGAGGGggtgggcgtggggggccgcAGGGGCGCAAGGCAGCGCGGAGAGACTGAGACAGACCGTGGGGACCCGGCTCCAGGTCCCGGGAGGGCGCCGCGCGTTCCCTGATCCCCAGGGGCAGTGGGGAGCTCCTACCTTGCCGTACTTCTTCAGCTTCTGCCGGTACCTCTTCTTGGGCTTCTCGCCCGGCGCCGACTCCTCCAACGGCTCGTAGCGCTCGGGCAGGACGGCGAGGTGCACCCTCCGCGCGGCCCGGGCCCCCGGGCGCGGCGCCCGCTTCCCGGTctccgccgcctccgccccgCTCTCCAGATGTTCCAGGATAGCAGTCGCCTCCTCGTCCCCCTCTGTCCGCCCTCGCCCGCGGGCGAGGGGCCCGCAGCGCCGGAGGCTGCTCGCCGCCTGGCTTCGGAGCCTGGCTCCCACCGTCATGACGCCGCGGGCCCTCCGGCTGAGGTCGGTGCGCGGAGAAGCCAACCTTTGCTCCCCGCCCGCGCCTCCACCCTCGCCGCCCCGccaggccagcccagcccagcccagcccaaccCAGACCGGACGGGGCGGGGGACTTGGGGTCGCAGCGCCCCCTGGCCGTGGGGCCCTGGAGGGTGGCGGCTCCACCAGGGTCTGGCCTTCGGGCGGTCCGCCCCAGCCGCTGGCATCCCGCTGACCAAAAGGGCGAGGAACACCCTGAAAGCTCAACGCACAATGATCACGCAAAGCACGTTCAACTGCACTGGCGATGAAGTAAGTGAACCCCAAATAGTGAGATTTCATTTGCCCACGTGCAGACTGGCAGAGGTGATACCGATGATGATGTTGGTGGTGGTGATCGTAAAAGATTATACTCAGTGCTGCTGAGGATATGGTGAGATAATGGCTATAATACAGTATTCATCGAATGCAGACTGGAGACAAGCTTTTGGATAGGCAATCAGGAAATATTTATCAAGAGTTCTGAAAAACAGCTATAGTTTTCCGTGTGCCTCTGCTGAGGAAACATTCAGAAACACAAAGCAGTGTGTCCACAGTGTTAATCGCAGTCTGACTCCAGGCAGAAAGTGAAGCAAACCAATAGGGGTGGGCAAGCTAAATTCTGGTGCAAGAATATGACATCATATGATGGAAACATTAAAAATCACGGTTTTCAAGAATATCACTCTAGTAGATATGCATTCTCAGATATGTGAATCTCTGTTCAGAATGCCTTGCTTTCTTATGTGACTAAATatcttttaaagtatttatatattaatatgtacTTTATACTTTAAAGCAGTAATATTATAATAATACTTTAATACTATAAAAATGTGTGATACGTTTAAGAATAATTTGGATATATTgcaataagtacataaaatattctgaatttaGCACATTAGAATATCAAAAATTAGTTTTGTGATTCCAACTTAAAGTGTAAAATCAAATAGTTGATTGGGACTTACAAGTTTTACTTGAAAGGGATACAAACTTTAGTCGAATTTACTGTAAGAAGTTCATAGtcttgggagtttgaaattgatagatactgacaggtatatacagaatagataaacaagtttatactcatagcatagggaaatatatagaagatcttgtggtagctcatgtgaaaaagaatgtgaaaatgaatatatgtatattcatgtatgactgaaaaattgtgctctacaccagaaattgacacattgtaaacttattataactcaataaaattaaaaaaaaaagaatttcacagtCTTGTACATAGTTGAAGTACTTGAAAAGCAAATCacataaattaaatttataaaagtcacttaaaatgtttaagataattaaagtaaGTGAATAATAAAAACCCCTTACAGTGACTGttaaattttattagatttataaataaaatgaaacaatactGAATCTAAAAGGTGATGGGGAGCCTGATTTGTGGATTTGTAACTTTACTAAAATAGCAATTAATTTATAAACAAAAGCAGATCCTAACTGTCCCTTTTCTGAGTACAAAACTGACCTCAGAGACCCTCCCCGCCAACTACATAGCAAATGGAGACATAGGTGGAATGTTTTGGGATTGAAAGTGTACATTTTTGTCCATAGAAATACTTTTCAAATATCACGACAACATTTGGCTTTACTGTTAAAGACCAAACACTAGAGCAACTGAAAATTGACCCCCCCCCCCGGTTAAGTCTCTATGAGCAGTGAGCAAGCAGGACTCAAGGAGATGTCATTAGACCCCATCTGTATGTAGCTCACTATTGTCTCTTTAGAAATTATTCAGAGTAGGGAGTGCTTCCCTTGCTCCTGGGTGAAAACTGAGGCTGTCCTGCCATTTTTGTGATTGCACAGTAGTAATCAAAAATCCCAAAGTTACAAATATGTTCGCAGtctatataatttcaaatcttACAATGTCCAATTCCCTGTAATATCCAGAGACTCGACCTTGATTTAAAAGTGATCCTTTTTCCTCCCACAGAAAAAAGCCAACACCTGCAGGACTGTGCTGACTAGCAGAAGCAGCAAAAATAGCAgaagtatggctttcacctcAGTAGGCCTTTCAAAGCTCTTTGGAGTGCAGTCGGTTATAAGCTAACTTGCTAAATTCCCTCCCGGACCCGAGGAACTCTGGAACGAGTTCATCTCCTAACCTCTGCACACCGGAAAGAGAGCAGAAAGGGCTGAGTGCCAATCCATAGGACTCTTTCCTTCCTGGTGAGAATTTAGGAACCTGTGCTCCAAAGGAGCAAAACACTGGAGGGCTAAGATTCATGAATATCTACCATcagttgagttaaaaaaaatgcttagaaACCTCATAGTCCTAAAAATAATTGCTTGTTTGGAATAACTAGCATAAAACAGTTACAGATATTTAATTGAAAGCAGTTTGCTTGTAGACATATAAAAGCTTAATATTTTAACCTTTTGTTTTGAAACAAATGTGTGAATTtggaaagaaacaagaagagagGAGGGATCTGTATGGTCCTGAAGTTTTATGAATTAAAGTTGCTTAAAATTATTAGTTTATTTGGATAGGCTTAGACACAAGAAGAAACGTTATCTCTGGAGCTAAAGAGAACTttataaacaacaaaacagacataACCGGTTTAATTTTCCAAAGACTGCAGCTTAGAGTGAGAGGGGGAACAGTTTTGAATTCAAACTAAGTCTCAGTTTTAGGGCAGCCCCAAAAGGGAGGATGGTCACCCCCTCCCACCTCTTCTCACgctaataatttcttttttaaaagattacttttaATTTGGGAACTTCTATGTAAAATATCTTCTAGTTCAAAAAGGTGGTCAAAATAGATAGCATAATAGGAGGGGGGAAATTTAACATTTGCATTTAAGTATTTTCTTAAACAACGTATCTGTGGTAGATCTGTGGGAGTCCCATTCATGCAGATGCCAATGAATGCCAAGTTGGGAATTTCAGGCGTAGGACATTTTTGTTTCATGTAAGGAGTTGGATTTCTGCATCAAAGATAAGGATCAAAGACTGGAGGTAAATGCAATGTAAGCCTGGGGCTAAAGTTAAAGGAAATGTGCTACAATTGCAAAACGAGGGTCTTCCAGAAATTGTTTCTCCTGAAATctaaaggttatttttttttctctttcccagagAGAGCAAGCATTTTCCTGTCTTGTGTTTACTTCATGGGGCTGACAGTTAGGAGCCCACGGAGAGTCAGCTGAGCAGGAATTAGACCGAGCTCCCCTCTGGGCAGCCCAAGCCTCAAACTTCTGGGCCATCACCGTCAAGGGGCCCAAGTGTTTGATCTTGTCAGCACTGGGGCTGGAAGGGGGCTGGAGCACAGAGTCAGCATCCGTTCGCGGCTGGCTTCTACGCCAGCAGGGCCCTGGCATCAACCATGCTGGGAAAGTTCGAGAAAGCCTATGTGCTTCCCAGGGCTACCCTTCTGCCGCTTTCTCAGCACCAATTCTGGGGATAAGGGGGCCACGGTAGGGCCgagtgatttgtttattttttatctggGGCTCTTCCAGATTCCAGTCTGGCTGCCAGCGTGCAGGTCACTAAAAGCTTGGCTCTGTCCTGCTCACCCGCAGGAGTTCCCCGGCACCCAGCTCGGCGCCTGGCCCGGGGAATGCGGGCTGCACGGCTGGCTGCCCACCCGTGAGAGGCTCGTCCTTCCCTGCAATTCCCTTCACCAAGGCTTCCCTGCGTCTGCCACCAATGGATCGATCATGCGACATCAGAAGCAGAATCAGAAGTCTCCTGTGGATCAAGCTTTAAAGTGTAATGTATAACATTCAAAATCATTCTTCGACTCTAGAACGGAATTATATCTTACTTGGTTGTATTTATCCAAAAGCAGCTGAAGATTTGGGAAGCAACTGAGCTGTTTGCACCTAATA is from Vicugna pacos chromosome 23, VicPac4, whole genome shotgun sequence and encodes:
- the C23H1orf115 gene encoding required for drug-induced death protein 1, with translation MTVGARLRSQAASSLRRCGPLARGRGRTEGDEEATAILEHLESGAEAAETGKRAPRPGARAARRVHLAVLPERYEPLEESAPGEKPKKRYRQKLKKYGKNVGKVLTKGCRYIVIGLQGFAAAYSAPFGVATSVVSFVR